TTAATCATATAATATGCACGGTGTTCAATGTAACTGTAGGCCTATTTTTAAGGAGGTATGACAAAGAGCAAAGACCTGGAAAGAGCCGCGGGGCCCACGTCATCGTAGTCCATCTTCCCAAAGATCCTCTGGATTGTTTCGCGCTCGAAGTCTGTCCACTCAACCATATTGACGTTTGTGAGGTATCACTCAAGATGATATGTACTGTTCATGCTACTGACGGGACAGCTTATATACGCGTTTTGTCTCCACACCGAAAGCCAACTATTGGTTTAGCTGTTTTGAGTGGGCTGGGTTAACAATGGTTAACATTTATAGCCTACTGTAAATTACAACGACCAAAAGGTACAAATCACCAAGACAGTGATGATAGTTCTCATGTGCCCTTTACGCTCATTCAATAATGATCATCATTATTTATCACCAATtcatatttgaaattatttcagtggtgttgggggaaatgtGGACAGTTTAATGTCCCTGTGACTGCCGATGTATAGCCAAATAATTCATACTTTTGTTTTCAGAAAGTCAAAAGCCAgccctttattttattttatataggccTAATAGAACATGCattttatgtatatatattttttaatcactatttatttttttgcaataATTTATTTTCCTTTTGTTAATCTACATGTTATGATGATAAAGCTTGTTTTAATTCACAATACCTTTTTTTTATTACACTCTTTTATTGAATCATGATACGATATCAAGATGTGTGTGCCTATGTTTTTTCAAGCAAGTGCAAGTTTGAGCAATTATTTAATGATTGGTGTATGAAGTTGTATAATATTAAATGGTGCAAACTAATCTATATCTATAAATTACCTCCTGTAGTTAcctctatacagtgagggaaaaaagtacttgatcccctgctgattttgtacgtttgcccactgacaaagaaatgatcagtctataattttaatggtaggtttatttgaacagtgagagacagaataacaacaacaaaatccagaaaaacgcatgtcaaaaatgttataaattgatttgcattttaatgagggaaataagtatttgaccccctctcaatcagaaagatttctggctcccaggtgtcttttatacaggtaacagctgagattaggagcacactcttaaagggagtgctcctaatctcattttgttacctgtataaaagacacctgtccacataattattttatttaagcaatcaatcaatcagattccaaactttccaccatggccaagaccaaagagctctcaaggatgtcagggacaagattgtagacctacacaagactggaatgggctacaagaccattgccaagcagcttggtaagaaggtgacaacagtttgtgcgattattcgcaaatggaagaaacacaaaataactgtcaatctccctcggcctggtgcttcatgcaagatctcacctcgtggagttgcaatgataatgagaacggtgaggaatcagcccagaactacacgggaggatcttgtcaatgatctcaatgcagctgggaccatagtcaccaagaaaacaattggtaacacactacgcagtgaaggactgaaatcctgcagcgcccgcaaggtccccctgctcaagaaagcacatatacaagcccgtctgaagtttgccaatgaacatctgaatgattcagaggagaactgggtgaaagtgttgtggtcagatgagaccaaaatggagctctttggcatcaactcaactcaccgtgtttggaggaggaggaatgaggggtcaaatacttatttccctcagtaaaatgcaaatcaatttataacatttttgacatgtgtttttctggattttgttgttgttattctgtctctcactgttcaaataaacctaccattaaaattatagactgatcatgtctttgtcagtgggcaaacatacaaaatcagcaggggatcaaatacttgtttctcTCACTGTAAGAGCTGGGCCATTGTCATGTGTAGCAACACCTAACATTCTCATGTAAAGGTTGGGTAGAAAATCTGATCCAAGACCAGTGCTTCTGGTTTATTGATTATTTCATGAAACAATAATCTGGTCTAAATACTGGTAATGTAGGCCTCCAGAAGACAAACAGTAATGACTTATCATATAAGGATGTAAGGTCATATAATGATGGTGATATAATAATGGTAGcctaataatgatgatgatgatgaaggtggTGGTGGTTACCTATTACTATAATAATGTATATTACTATTGATGGCAATGTGGAcccacagtggagtagtggacgTTTTCAACTTTGTGGATAGTGGATATATTTGTGGAATAATTTTACTATCAATAATATAGGTGTATCAATGAAATAAATAAGTAACTAAACATTAAAACACATATAGCCTACAATTAATCACCAAGGACAACAACGTTTCAGATTCGATCGGTAGGATTTATTTATTGCATCTTTTAATTTCAATTGGCACCCTACAAAGATTGTCAAGTGGAAATCTAGCTCCTTGCTTAACGGTACTTCTCAGACAGAGCCAGGGCCAGCTGGGCCAGAAACTTGTCCGTAGCCACGTGCACCTCAGGGGTGAAGTCATCCGGGAACATCATGGCCAGGGTCACCAGCATGTTGTGGTTGAAGATCTTGGGATGTGAAGAGAGAGCAGAAACATTATTAGAAGCATATTTCATGAGTATGTTTCTAAAGATTGAAATCCATTGGGTTTTTAAGCTGCATACATTAAGCTATTACAGTATTCAAGCTTGGACGTTTGCTAATGGAAAAAGCTACTAGTGAGAAAGAAAACAAGTGCATTTTTAACTATTTACTCACCTTGAAGTTGGCAGGATCCACTCTCAACAAGAAGGCGTGCAGCTCGCTGAGGGTGAGAAGACCAGCACTAAGGTCGTCAATTTTCTCAATGGCATCCAGGACGCCTCCCATGACGGTCCCACCGTGCTTCCTGACCGGGGCAGAGCCGAGGCTCAGGTCCTTCCAGTGGGAGAAATAGGTCTTGGTCTGGGGGTACACCACCAGCGTCCTGGGAGGGTGAAAAAATACGTCGGTTAAGCGTGGCATGTTTATCGTTGTACTATATGACCCCACTCTTTTTACTTGATGTGCATTGGAAAAAGGGAGTTCCATTTACGCGTGAGTTCCATTTTTACGCACTTGTATGTTAAGGAATTGTCAACCAGTCATAAGTAATTCAAAGGTCTTAAATAATTGTATTGATCAATTACTTGTATTAATAATTCAATAATTGTAATTACCTGGAAAGTGCCTCGTTGCCAACATCCTCGGCCCTGCCGGCAACCTTGCCAAAAAAGGCCTTGACAATTGCCTTGTCCTTAGTGGAGAGACTCATTGTTGCTTCAACTTCTTGACTTGCTGCCAACCAACTCAATAGAGCTCACATTCGGGGCCCTTTTTATGTATTGTCTGATCTGCCCAAGCACAATGCTGCTGCCCAGAAACCACCTCCAAAACAGACCCATTGGTTGTCTCTTATCATAGCGGGTAATCTTAGTTGTTTACAACTCATAGCACACAGCCAAGTATAGATAAAATAAGTTATGGGCGTATGGCAGGGTTATTCAAACGTTATTTTCTTCTTTCTTTTAGTGGATTTGTTATTATTCTTTTGATTTGAATGTTATGAATATCGCTAGCAACAACAAAATAAACGAATTTTGAATGACATACCGACAGTAGAAAAGAGGAGTATATCTTATTTTTAATGATGTCAACTATATTTCTCAACTCCAAATATCGagccaattacactcactggagtatcTGACCTACGCTTTGAAAAAGCACCTGCTAATAGGCTAGTGCCGCAAGTGCTGCTGGCTGCTGTTAAGCTTTCTTGACTTCGACATTCATTTTACcaacctttgtttaaccagctaaacagctgctTTTAGCcaaaatgtgtttggagttacTCATGTGTTTGGAGTTTACACTTCATCTTCCAACTATAACGAGAGAGGTCAAAATAAGGAAAACGATCTACCAAATTATATATACattgaaggaaaaaagtatttgatcccctgctgattttgtacgtttgcccactgacaaagaaatgatcagtctataattttaatggtgagacagaataacatcaaaaaaatccagaaaaatttatgtaaaaaatgttataaattgatttgcattttaatgagggaaataagtatttgaccccctctcaatcagaaagatttctggctcccaggtgtcttttatacaggtaaagagctgagattaggagcacactcttaaagggagtgctcctaatctcagtttgttacctgtataaaagacacctgtccacagaagcaatcaatcaatcagattccaaactctccaccatggccaagaccaaagagctctccaaggatgtcagggacaagattgtagacctacacaaggctggaatgggctacaagaccatcgccaagcagcttggtgaggtgacaacagttggagcgattattcgcaaatggaagaaacacaaaataactgtcaatctccctcggcctggggctccatgcaagatctcacctcgtggagatgcaatgatcatgagaacggtgaggaatcagcccagaactacacgggaggatcttgtcaatgatctcaaggcagctgggaccatagtcaccaagaaaacaattggtaacacactacgccgtgaaggactaaaatcctgcagcacccgcaaggtccccctgttcaagaaagcacatatacagggccgtctgaagtttgccaatgaacatctgaatgattcagaggagaactgggtgaaagtgttgtggtcagatgagaccaaaatggagctctttggcatcaactcaacgcaccgtgtttggaggaggaggaatgctgcctatgaccccaagaacaccatccccaccgtcaaacatggaggtggaaacattatgctttgggggtgtttttctgctaaggggacaggacaacttcaccgcatcaaagggacgatggacggggccatgtaccatcaaatcttgggtgagaacctccttccctcagccagggcattgaaaatgggtcgtggatgggtattccagcatgacaatgacccaaaacacatggccaaggcaacaaaggagtggctcaagaagaagcacattaaggtcctgg
This sequence is a window from Coregonus clupeaformis isolate EN_2021a chromosome 7, ASM2061545v1, whole genome shotgun sequence. Protein-coding genes within it:
- the LOC121570427 gene encoding hemoglobin embryonic subunit alpha-like, which gives rise to MSLSTKDKAIVKAFFGKVAGRAEDVGNEALSRTLVVYPQTKTYFSHWKDLSLGSAPVRKHGGTVMGGVLDAIEKIDDLSAGLLTLSELHAFLLRVDPANFKIFNHNMLVTLAMMFPDDFTPEVHVATDKFLAQLALALSEKYR